A part of Caloenas nicobarica isolate bCalNic1 chromosome 10, bCalNic1.hap1, whole genome shotgun sequence genomic DNA contains:
- the CFAP161 gene encoding cilia- and flagella-associated protein 161, whose translation MSGYRPGVLMGNWSEDASLEEERLRDFIQKRERGQLLIQKIKKLQDNILKKIELSVSKDGFVHFGDTVMLLNPAGKSSVENSPGACGSLTLAINLDEISIYSFESLQAPCGVSAAESVEPVGRNTFCILSVDGSAVDEPIRFGQKFGLGTTGGFPDQMLYLASDHKSFIRFAKKSYLQQVFLTSDRSYLTCWQAAFLDPQLRLESEGFPVPANSKIIITHCHTNRSLAIPRNFWTRSYFGKEYEVVCHTYLDSHKAEEDKNYWVIVTRNPSPENGLMIDRPEPQPGGITKNECHEET comes from the exons ATGTCCGGGTACAGGCCCGGGGTGCTGATGGGCAACTGGAGCGAGGACGCGAGTTTGGAGGAG GAGCGCTTGAGGGATTTTATACAAAAAAGAGAACGAGGACAACTtctaatacagaaaataaagaagctccaagataatattttaaagaag ataGAGCTGTCGGTATCTAAGGATGGATTTGTTCATTTTGGAGACACCGTGATGCTTTTGAACCCCGCTGGCAAATCCTCAGTGGAGAATTCACCTGGAGCGTGCGGCAGTCTGACTTTGGCAATTAATCTGGATGAAATATCCATATATTCATTTGAATCACTACAAGCCCCTTGTGGAGTTAGCGCAGCCGAGAGTGTGGAACCTGTGGGTCGAAatactttttgtattttaag TGTTGATGGAAGCGCAGTGGATGAACCAATTAGATTTGGGCAAAAGTTTGGTCTTGGGACAACAGGAGGGTTTCCTGACCAAATG CTATATCTAGCAAGTGACCATAAATCGTTTATAAGATTTGCTAAAAAATCTTACCTTCAGCAAGTATTTTTGACAAGTGATCGTTCCTATCTGACTTGCTGGCAAGCTGCCTTCTTGGATCCCCAGCTGCGTCTTGAATCTGAAGGATTTCCAGTTCCt gcaaattctaaaattattattactcaTTGCCATACTAATCGGAGCTTAGCCATTCCAAGGAACTTTTGGACAAG GtcttattttggaaaagaataTGAAGTAGTTTGTCACACTTATTTGGACTCCCATAAAGCTGAAGAAGATAAGAATTACTGGGTAATAGTTACAAGAAATCCCAGCCCTGAGAATGGTTTGATGATTGATAGACCTGAGCCTCAGCCAGGTGGGATCACAAAGAACGAGTGTCATGAAGAAACATAG